The Pseudolabrys sp. FHR47 genome contains a region encoding:
- a CDS encoding hybrid sensor histidine kinase/response regulator translates to MVKAREPQVPPPPVESPVSRAERPLKLLIAASIAFPIAIYLIAAWISYGQHISEATERLQRTVSAMQEHASKVFETFAISERYLEEMFDNIPSSEIRDNEAQYSGRIRTFIQSLPQLRDLWVIDRDGRPLVAGTVYPLPRDLDLSDRSYFDAHKKANIDIFISEVIDARAANTDFFAITRRRDSNGGRFNGVYLVSIAPEYFSNYYATLPRSDVSVAGLVRNDGVALARYPTNSAFRRSAPGSIFMRAVAANPEGGITDGTSSADGERRIGAYRKLPNYDVYVYAALDVPHVRARWMRAMAMHLVFGLPATLMMVGLGIFALHQARREAAANGLLRQEAARRQSTEMALRQAQKMEAVGRLTGGIAHDFNNLLTAIIGNVELALRRNSSEDARVANSLSAIRQASTRAATLVQRLLTFSRQHPQEVKAVNVNRLVAEMSEILHRAIGETVRVETVLASGLWKTALDPNQLESAILNLAVNARDAMPDGGRLTIETSNAYLDEAYVRQAGADVEAGQFVLVAVSDTGSGMSADVRDRAFDPFFTTKPAGVGSGLGLSMVYGFVKQSHGHIQIYSEIGQGTAIKMYFPRLSDPSAFPAWEEETEPVAPGSGEHSESILLVEDDPDVSRFVIDALSDIGYHVTHAATAAEALEKLKGMSDIALLFTDVVLPRGMNGRELANAVKETHPDLPVLFATGYTRNAIIHHGRLDSDVDLLTKPFTTEAMAKKVREVLDGNKPQGTS, encoded by the coding sequence ATGGTCAAAGCACGCGAACCTCAGGTCCCGCCGCCGCCGGTCGAGAGTCCGGTCAGCCGCGCCGAACGGCCGCTGAAGTTGTTGATCGCGGCTTCGATCGCCTTCCCCATCGCGATCTATCTCATCGCCGCCTGGATTTCCTACGGCCAGCATATTTCGGAAGCCACCGAGCGCCTGCAGCGCACTGTGTCCGCGATGCAGGAACACGCCAGCAAGGTGTTCGAGACCTTCGCCATCAGCGAACGCTATCTCGAGGAAATGTTCGACAATATCCCCAGTTCCGAAATCCGCGACAACGAAGCGCAGTACAGCGGACGCATCAGAACGTTCATCCAGTCCCTGCCCCAGCTCCGCGATCTCTGGGTCATCGACAGGGACGGCCGGCCACTCGTGGCCGGCACCGTCTATCCCCTACCGCGCGATCTCGATTTGTCCGATCGCAGCTATTTCGACGCGCACAAGAAAGCGAACATCGACATCTTCATCAGTGAGGTGATTGACGCGCGCGCCGCCAACACCGATTTCTTCGCCATCACCCGCAGACGCGACAGCAACGGCGGCAGGTTCAACGGCGTCTATCTCGTGTCAATCGCGCCGGAATATTTTTCGAACTATTACGCCACGCTGCCGCGCAGCGATGTGTCGGTGGCCGGACTGGTACGCAACGATGGCGTTGCGCTGGCGCGGTACCCAACAAATTCGGCATTCAGGCGCTCGGCGCCGGGCTCGATCTTCATGCGCGCGGTCGCGGCTAATCCCGAGGGTGGCATCACCGATGGCACATCATCGGCCGACGGCGAACGCCGCATCGGCGCCTATCGCAAGCTGCCGAACTACGATGTCTATGTCTATGCCGCGCTCGACGTCCCGCATGTTCGTGCCCGATGGATGCGAGCGATGGCGATGCATCTGGTCTTCGGTCTGCCGGCAACGCTGATGATGGTCGGACTGGGCATTTTCGCCCTGCACCAGGCAAGGCGCGAGGCCGCCGCCAACGGGCTGTTGCGGCAGGAAGCGGCACGCCGCCAATCAACCGAAATGGCGCTGCGCCAGGCCCAGAAAATGGAAGCGGTTGGCCGTCTCACCGGCGGCATCGCCCACGACTTCAACAACCTGCTTACCGCCATCATCGGCAATGTCGAACTGGCGCTGCGGCGCAACTCCTCAGAAGACGCACGCGTCGCCAATTCGCTCAGCGCTATTCGTCAGGCCTCGACCCGCGCGGCGACTTTGGTACAGCGCCTGCTCACCTTCTCGCGGCAGCACCCTCAGGAGGTCAAGGCCGTCAACGTCAATCGGCTGGTCGCGGAGATGTCGGAGATCCTGCATCGCGCCATCGGCGAGACCGTGCGGGTCGAAACCGTGCTGGCCAGCGGCCTGTGGAAGACCGCCCTCGATCCCAACCAGCTCGAGAGCGCCATTCTCAACCTCGCCGTCAACGCCCGCGACGCCATGCCGGACGGCGGGCGGCTGACGATCGAAACCTCCAACGCCTATCTCGACGAAGCCTATGTGCGGCAGGCGGGCGCCGATGTCGAAGCCGGTCAGTTCGTGCTGGTCGCGGTCAGCGACACCGGCAGCGGCATGAGCGCCGACGTGCGCGACCGCGCCTTCGATCCGTTCTTCACCACCAAGCCGGCGGGCGTTGGCTCGGGCCTCGGCCTCAGCATGGTTTATGGCTTCGTCAAGCAGTCGCACGGCCACATCCAGATCTACAGCGAGATCGGCCAGGGCACCGCGATCAAGATGTATTTCCCGCGGCTGTCCGATCCGTCCGCCTTCCCGGCGTGGGAAGAGGAGACCGAGCCGGTGGCGCCGGGTTCGGGCGAACATTCGGAGTCCATCCTGCTCGTCGAGGATGATCCGGATGTCAGCCGTTTTGTCATCGATGCGCTTAGCGATATCGGCTACCACGTCACCCATGCGGCGACGGCGGCCGAAGCGCTGGAAAAACTCAAGGGCATGTCCGATATCGCGCTGCTGTTCACCGACGTCGTGCTGCCCCGCGGCATGAACGGGCGCGAGCTGGCCAATGCGGTGAAAGAGACGCATCCCGATCTGCCGGTGCTGTTCGCGACCGGCTACACCCGCAACGCCATCATCCATCATGGCCGGCTTGACAGCGATGTCGATCTTCTGACCAAGCCGTTCACGACGGAAGCGATGGCCAAGAAGGTGCGCGAGGTGCTCGACGGCAACAAGCCGCAGGGCACATCCTAA
- a CDS encoding DoxX family protein, which produces MSDDSRLLIPALDGLYRTLAPVTETLVRLCAGLSLAAHGYPKLFGATAANAAFFEQAGFHPALFWTILTGLTEFGGGLCLALGLLTRLAALPVLVFLAVAIKFHAANGFYWNNLGFEYPLFWALVVLHFLVRGGGRFSLDRLIGREV; this is translated from the coding sequence ATGTCGGACGATTCGCGCCTGCTCATCCCCGCTCTGGACGGGCTCTACCGGACGCTCGCGCCGGTGACCGAAACCCTGGTGCGCCTCTGCGCCGGCCTGTCACTCGCCGCCCATGGCTATCCGAAGCTGTTCGGGGCGACCGCGGCCAATGCCGCCTTCTTCGAGCAGGCTGGATTCCACCCCGCGCTGTTCTGGACCATCCTCACCGGGCTCACGGAATTCGGCGGCGGCCTGTGCCTCGCGCTCGGCCTGCTGACGCGGCTTGCCGCACTCCCGGTGCTGGTCTTCCTCGCGGTCGCGATCAAATTCCACGCCGCCAACGGCTTCTACTGGAACAACCTCGGCTTCGAATATCCGCTGTTCTGGGCGCTGGTCGTGCTGCACTTCCTGGTGCGCGGCGGCGGACGCTTCTCGCTCGACCGGTTGATCGGCCGCGAGGTTTAG